From Allofrancisella guangzhouensis, a single genomic window includes:
- a CDS encoding outer membrane lipoprotein translates to MKKICSIILLTTISVILVSCSSPGPSYSANSIGQVSQVEQGKIIDIQKVNIKGQDNIGTQIGGFAGGLGGALAGGGSTLGRIAGSIGGAIVGGIAGGVTEKTLTSSEAYQFTIQLRDDKTIAVLQENDKNLHIGDEVTILFAGNNTRITPTATPNKNQAIK, encoded by the coding sequence ATGAAGAAAATTTGTAGTATCATTTTATTAACTACTATATCTGTAATTCTAGTTAGCTGTAGCAGCCCTGGACCAAGCTATTCAGCTAATTCCATAGGACAAGTCTCTCAAGTAGAACAAGGTAAGATTATTGATATCCAAAAAGTTAATATCAAAGGTCAAGATAATATTGGTACACAAATAGGCGGGTTCGCTGGAGGTCTTGGTGGCGCACTTGCTGGCGGTGGTAGCACACTTGGTCGTATAGCAGGCTCTATAGGTGGTGCAATAGTTGGGGGTATTGCTGGCGGTGTAACTGAAAAAACTTTAACATCTTCAGAAGCTTATCAATTTACTATCCAACTTAGAGATGATAAAACAATTGCGGTATTGCAAGAAAATGATAAAAACCTTCATATAGGCGATGAAGTAACAATTTTATTCGCTGGAAATAATACAAGAATAACACCCACAGCAACGCCAAATAAAAACCAAGCAATAAAATAA
- the wrbA gene encoding NAD(P)H:quinone oxidoreductase: MKNILILYYSQSGSTKKMAHTVALGVESTGAEATIRTVPNISANTEKIEPIIPENGDLFATKEDLANCDGIIVGSPAYFGNMASPLKYFLEKHSDLWFKGNLIGKPVGFFTAASGMHAGHESTLLSMMIPFMHHGCLIVGVPYSEQALEHTRTGGTPYGASHLNTFSPNKTLSDDEIKICKTLGKRVATIANKLSI, from the coding sequence ATGAAAAACATATTAATACTATACTACAGCCAAAGTGGAAGTACAAAGAAAATGGCTCATACAGTAGCTCTTGGTGTTGAATCTACCGGGGCTGAGGCAACAATCCGTACGGTACCAAATATTTCCGCCAATACGGAAAAAATAGAACCTATTATCCCAGAAAATGGAGATTTATTTGCAACAAAAGAAGATCTTGCTAACTGTGATGGTATAATAGTTGGGAGCCCAGCTTACTTTGGTAATATGGCTTCACCACTTAAGTACTTCTTAGAAAAACATAGCGATTTATGGTTTAAAGGTAACTTAATAGGTAAACCAGTAGGTTTTTTTACTGCTGCGTCAGGTATGCATGCTGGACATGAAAGCACTCTACTGTCAATGATGATCCCATTTATGCATCATGGCTGTTTGATAGTTGGTGTACCATACAGCGAACAAGCTTTGGAGCATACCCGTACAGGCGGGACACCGTATGGGGCATCTCATTTAAACACATTTTCACCCAACAAAACACTATCTGACGATGAAATTAAAATATGCAAAACTCTAGGCAAAAGAGTAGCAACTATAGCAAATAAACTTTCAATTTAG
- a CDS encoding YhjD/YihY/BrkB family envelope integrity protein, producing MFIDVRLYKKYLLVFKNYWIWVLKEYVRKDCPTVAASMTLISLFAIVPTFFIIINILNVFNVFSSLSSNIQTFLFDNMLPATAATVQEYILSISDKITSLPVVSVLFLMLIIFLMIKRLEITLNKIFYVKKARPMVQSLLVYWALMTMGPLLLGFVFISSTYILSMTWFFNGIGIKQYFLNTLSLTFLTAGFFVVYKILPNTKINSWIAFVVALFVAMVFFIAKRIFSLYMIYVPTYSVIYGSLSLIPIFILWVYVTWHITLLGAVMIRAIQYMKITLDFKKEVKRDDLTIGVNVLKELYLAQKEQLDGILIDDIYKKMSVADYDKVKKILYALEGNSIIRMDANDRCFINCDIFDISLRQVYLTFNPTLNFKTSSFRKINSIKSQLYKSLDAKLYECF from the coding sequence ATGTTTATTGATGTTAGGTTGTACAAAAAATATCTGCTAGTTTTTAAAAACTATTGGATATGGGTCCTTAAAGAATATGTCCGTAAAGACTGTCCTACTGTAGCAGCATCTATGACTCTTATTAGTTTGTTTGCTATCGTACCAACTTTTTTTATTATAATAAATATTTTGAATGTTTTTAATGTATTTAGTTCTCTCTCGAGCAATATACAGACATTCTTATTTGATAATATGCTTCCGGCTACAGCTGCTACAGTACAGGAGTATATACTAAGTATTTCTGATAAGATAACTTCTTTACCAGTGGTCTCTGTATTATTTCTTATGTTGATTATATTTTTAATGATTAAGAGATTGGAAATTACTTTGAATAAAATTTTTTATGTTAAAAAAGCGCGTCCAATGGTACAGAGCTTATTGGTATATTGGGCACTAATGACAATGGGCCCATTGCTGTTAGGGTTTGTTTTTATTTCTAGCACATATATACTATCCATGACATGGTTTTTTAATGGGATTGGTATTAAGCAATACTTTTTGAACACTTTGTCTTTAACATTCTTGACAGCAGGTTTTTTCGTAGTTTATAAGATACTTCCAAATACTAAAATCAACTCATGGATAGCTTTTGTAGTTGCTTTATTTGTAGCTATGGTTTTTTTTATAGCAAAAAGGATATTCTCATTATATATGATATATGTGCCTACATATTCAGTTATTTATGGCTCTTTATCATTAATTCCAATATTCATACTATGGGTATATGTAACCTGGCATATTACCTTATTAGGCGCTGTTATGATTAGAGCTATACAATATATGAAAATCACTTTGGACTTCAAGAAAGAAGTTAAAAGAGATGATTTAACTATAGGAGTTAATGTTCTTAAAGAGCTATATCTGGCTCAAAAGGAGCAGTTGGATGGGATATTAATAGATGATATTTATAAAAAAATGTCTGTAGCAGATTATGATAAGGTGAAAAAAATACTTTATGCCTTAGAAGGTAATAGCATTATCCGAATGGATGCAAATGATAGGTGTTTTATCAATTGTGATATATTTGATATTAGTCTGCGTCAGGTGTATTTAACTTTTAATCCAACATTGAATTTTAAAACGAGTTCATTTAGAAAAATTAATAGTATAAAGTCACAGCTATATAAAAGTCTTGATGCTAAACTATACGAATGTTTTTAA
- the pnuC gene encoding nicotinamide riboside transporter PnuC, with product MFFHFLDYFALIVNVLYTIYLARLKVWSWSLGIVGAIILLVLFASKEVYSLVLLQLVYVIFFSFGWYKWYSQGAKGECQTVKWMTIIDYLHYILYTVVLCLLCLGFNYLTHSSDIISTGILTGITFMAIIMTIQKFMENWIVWIISDLYFVVVMYQQELYGQVIQNFIFFLTAVYGFYYWSANIKVLKN from the coding sequence ATGTTTTTTCACTTTCTTGATTATTTTGCTTTAATAGTTAATGTATTGTATACAATATACCTTGCTAGACTAAAGGTGTGGTCATGGTCTTTAGGAATAGTAGGAGCAATAATTCTTTTAGTTTTATTTGCGTCTAAAGAGGTTTATTCGCTTGTATTGTTACAATTAGTTTACGTGATTTTTTTTAGTTTTGGCTGGTACAAATGGTATAGTCAAGGAGCCAAAGGAGAGTGTCAAACTGTTAAATGGATGACCATAATCGATTATCTACACTATATACTTTATACAGTAGTGTTATGTTTATTGTGTTTGGGATTTAATTATCTTACACACTCAAGTGATATTATATCTACGGGTATTCTAACAGGTATAACGTTTATGGCTATTATTATGACAATACAGAAATTTATGGAAAATTGGATAGTTTGGATAATCTCAGACTTGTATTTTGTTGTAGTAATGTATCAACAAGAGTTATATGGTCAAGTTATCCAAAACTTTATATTTTTTCTTACAGCAGTGTATGGATTTTATTATTGGTCCGCTAACATCAAGGTTTTGAAAAACTAA
- the priA gene encoding replication restart helicase PriA, with translation MIVKVALAVPPTYLLDYRVDEQNVNLFDRVLVQVGKRQLIGFIVVKNVTVNYEITKIKPIIKLLDKPISLQMQKIIQWVANYYCSDLYSAIRLALPNDYFKHEVITPSQEVSVYIDQIKLQDHKPTLKQQQLLANFKEKELISLEELKTLGSVHVINGLFKKGILIKKIQLKNLFTNASENDCPKKLAVEQQKAVETILNTNAFKVFLLYGVTGSGKTEVYLQTISKYLEKLKQVLVLIPEINLTPQTVKRFKQRFNNKKTVVLHSKLSEKARLTNWLNIKEGNADIIISTRSGVLADFKDLGVIIVDEEHDNSFKQQTSTIRYNARDLAIFRAKELNISIILGSATPSIESYYNALAGKYKLLQLKNRALNNYLNEIRLLDLKSSIVDNGISNTLFSLLEKNINSHQQSLIFINKLGFAKALVCKVCGDAIECKKCDKPYTLHTQPYQYLECHFCSTRKPLVVVCSSCGGELFTYGVGTEKIQSRLEARFPYNKIIRFDRNNIKTINDLNGINKMINSNMVDIVVGTQMIAKGHDFENITLVGLVNIDAGLYSADFHAIEKTAQTIIQVSGRAGRADKQGLVLLQTYQPENRLLQLLVSKGYLEFLDYLLEQRKYANYPPYTYQAQVIAESKKETDILEYLNTLYGQLSFVGDITISKPLPALHLKKNNIYRYSLLMTSQSRKHINTIIRWIKNTTETQPPKSIKLYFDIDPIELG, from the coding sequence ATGATAGTGAAAGTTGCTTTAGCAGTTCCACCAACCTATTTATTAGACTACAGGGTCGATGAGCAAAACGTAAATTTATTTGATAGGGTTTTGGTACAAGTTGGTAAGCGCCAACTTATAGGTTTTATTGTGGTTAAAAATGTCACAGTTAACTATGAAATTACGAAAATAAAACCAATAATTAAACTGCTTGATAAACCTATAAGTTTACAAATGCAAAAAATTATTCAATGGGTGGCTAATTACTATTGCTCTGATCTTTATAGTGCAATACGTCTGGCATTGCCAAATGACTACTTTAAACATGAGGTTATTACACCGAGCCAAGAGGTTTCTGTTTATATTGATCAAATTAAGTTGCAAGACCATAAACCTACACTTAAACAGCAGCAGCTATTAGCAAATTTTAAAGAAAAAGAATTAATTAGCCTTGAAGAGTTGAAAACTTTAGGATCTGTTCATGTTATTAATGGGCTTTTTAAAAAAGGGATTTTGATAAAAAAGATTCAGTTAAAAAATTTATTTACAAATGCTAGTGAAAATGATTGCCCTAAGAAGTTAGCGGTAGAGCAGCAAAAAGCTGTAGAAACTATTTTAAACACAAATGCATTCAAAGTTTTTTTACTATATGGTGTAACAGGTAGTGGTAAGACAGAAGTTTATTTACAGACTATCAGTAAATATCTAGAGAAATTAAAGCAAGTTTTAGTTTTGATTCCAGAGATAAACCTTACACCACAAACCGTGAAAAGGTTTAAACAACGTTTTAATAATAAAAAAACTGTTGTGTTGCACTCTAAATTAAGTGAAAAAGCACGTTTGACTAATTGGCTTAACATAAAAGAGGGTAATGCTGATATTATAATCTCAACAAGAAGTGGTGTTTTAGCAGATTTTAAAGACTTAGGTGTAATCATTGTTGATGAAGAGCATGATAATTCATTTAAACAACAAACTAGCACCATACGCTATAATGCACGTGATCTAGCTATATTCAGAGCAAAAGAGCTCAATATATCTATTATATTAGGTAGTGCTACGCCTTCTATTGAGAGCTACTATAATGCTCTAGCAGGAAAATATAAGCTTTTACAGCTTAAAAATAGAGCTCTTAATAACTACTTAAATGAAATAAGGCTTTTGGATTTAAAATCAAGCATTGTAGATAACGGTATAAGCAATACTCTTTTTTCTCTTTTAGAAAAAAATATTAATTCTCATCAACAGTCATTAATTTTTATAAATAAGCTTGGCTTTGCAAAAGCTTTAGTGTGCAAGGTTTGTGGTGATGCTATTGAATGTAAAAAATGTGATAAACCTTATACATTACATACTCAACCATATCAGTATTTAGAATGTCATTTTTGTAGTACACGTAAGCCACTAGTTGTTGTATGTTCTTCTTGTGGAGGAGAGTTGTTTACTTATGGTGTTGGAACTGAAAAAATACAGTCTAGGCTAGAAGCTAGATTTCCTTATAATAAAATTATCCGCTTTGATAGAAATAATATCAAGACTATAAATGATCTTAACGGTATAAATAAAATGATTAATTCAAATATGGTTGATATTGTAGTAGGTACGCAAATGATAGCTAAAGGTCATGATTTTGAAAATATAACTTTAGTAGGGTTGGTAAATATAGATGCTGGTTTGTATAGTGCAGATTTTCATGCTATAGAAAAAACAGCTCAAACGATTATTCAAGTATCAGGAAGGGCAGGAAGAGCAGATAAGCAAGGATTGGTGTTACTACAAACTTACCAGCCAGAAAATAGACTTTTGCAACTATTAGTGAGTAAAGGTTATTTGGAGTTTTTGGATTACTTGTTAGAGCAAAGAAAATACGCTAATTATCCACCGTATACTTACCAAGCTCAAGTAATTGCAGAATCCAAAAAGGAAACAGATATTTTAGAGTATTTAAACACTTTATATGGTCAATTATCTTTTGTTGGCGATATTACAATATCAAAACCTCTACCAGCGCTGCACTTAAAAAAGAATAATATTTACAGGTATAGTTTGTTGATGACATCACAGTCCCGTAAACATATAAATACTATAATCAGATGGATAAAAAATACTACAGAAACTCAACCACCGAAATCGATAAAATTATATTTTGATATTGACCCAATAGAGTTAGGGTGA
- a CDS encoding low molecular weight phosphatase family protein, which translates to MVSNVVYKYCIIIISANNLLGKTMKKCLITLVGALAILSPNTYANSINKDTILFVCGGNTGRSVMAEWYTKHIYSDVDSFSRGSGIDPNDEVTTEPYAEELILKNNDATKEEISLHRATPIALTDIYKANIVLTMGAKYSDRLKNTIDRECSDFNLNYSGRSFNKNQWIAMCNDKDQLKAKIYTLIGCATGTDGDIPDAYGQNKEFYIDVRNQITQNIDEIIPTYIKTGQCPYPIIIQK; encoded by the coding sequence ATGGTTTCAAATGTAGTCTATAAGTATTGTATAATTATTATATCAGCAAATAATTTATTGGGTAAGACTATGAAAAAATGTTTAATTACTTTGGTCGGAGCTTTAGCAATTCTATCGCCAAATACTTATGCAAATAGCATCAATAAAGATACAATTCTTTTTGTTTGTGGAGGAAATACTGGTCGTAGCGTTATGGCTGAGTGGTATACAAAACATATATATAGCGATGTGGATTCTTTTTCAAGAGGATCAGGAATTGACCCTAATGATGAAGTAACAACAGAACCATACGCTGAAGAGCTTATACTTAAAAATAATGACGCAACGAAAGAAGAGATTAGTTTACATCGTGCCACGCCAATTGCACTTACTGATATTTATAAGGCAAATATTGTTCTTACAATGGGTGCTAAATACAGCGATAGACTGAAGAATACTATTGATAGAGAATGTTCTGATTTTAACTTAAATTATTCGGGTAGAAGCTTTAATAAGAATCAGTGGATTGCAATGTGTAATGATAAAGATCAATTAAAGGCAAAAATATATACTTTAATTGGATGTGCCACAGGAACAGATGGAGATATACCTGACGCATATGGACAAAATAAAGAATTTTATATTGATGTTAGAAACCAAATTACTCAAAATATAGATGAAATTATTCCTACTTATATTAAAACTGGTCAATGTCCATATCCAATAATAATTCAAAAATAA
- a CDS encoding cytochrome bd oxidase small subunit, CydX/CbdX family, translated as MYYLAWIISAFLATSAGCYVASKIDKKEK; from the coding sequence ATGTATTATTTAGCATGGATAATATCGGCATTTTTAGCAACTAGTGCTGGCTGCTACGTTGCTAGCAAGATAGATAAAAAAGAAAAATAG
- the cydB gene encoding cytochrome d ubiquinol oxidase subunit II, translating to MLLDILQVISWLVVGALIFLVAATVGFDFGVGILAKFVGKGDYEKRAIINIVGPTWDGSQVWFITAGGAIFAIWPQVYATSFSGLYIAILVVLWGLFLRPPAFEYRKKVDNPKWRNFWDWMLVLGGIIPIVVMGIAVGNLYLGFPIAYDDTARLTYGAIVNGQYQSMWITLIHLLSPFALLFGVFALIMALMHGAAYAKLRTAGILRDRFRKVTNVSAMTYILLFIVAGIWINFIPGYQYTPSTNLVNMSDALHHPFTSGAVTNNYSWYYNFNHAHIWMWFAPILAIIGAIFVIKFNKKDKDGFAFLASTASILGAVLTVGFTLFPFIMVSNAGEYQYSLTIWNASSSQTSLIGILCAAIIILPIIFSYTFFVYKKMWANGRRTSAEEIKANSLEMY from the coding sequence ATGTTATTAGATATTTTACAAGTTATCTCTTGGCTAGTTGTAGGGGCTTTGATATTTTTAGTAGCTGCTACGGTTGGTTTTGATTTTGGCGTAGGGATTCTAGCTAAATTTGTAGGTAAAGGTGACTATGAAAAAAGAGCTATCATAAACATTGTTGGTCCTACTTGGGATGGAAGCCAAGTTTGGTTTATCACAGCAGGTGGGGCAATTTTTGCAATATGGCCTCAAGTATATGCTACTAGCTTCTCTGGTCTATATATTGCTATTTTAGTAGTATTATGGGGATTATTCTTAAGACCACCAGCTTTTGAATACAGAAAAAAAGTTGATAACCCAAAATGGAGAAACTTCTGGGATTGGATGCTAGTTTTAGGTGGCATAATCCCAATAGTTGTAATGGGTATTGCTGTTGGTAATTTATATTTAGGCTTTCCTATAGCTTATGATGACACAGCAAGATTAACTTATGGTGCAATAGTAAATGGACAATACCAATCCATGTGGATTACGTTGATTCATTTACTATCACCTTTTGCTTTATTATTTGGCGTATTTGCTTTAATTATGGCTCTTATGCATGGTGCTGCTTATGCAAAATTAAGGACAGCAGGTATATTAAGAGATAGATTTAGAAAGGTAACTAATGTATCAGCTATGACTTATATACTACTATTTATAGTAGCAGGTATCTGGATTAATTTTATCCCTGGTTATCAATATACTCCAAGTACAAACCTGGTAAATATGTCTGACGCTTTGCATCACCCTTTCACATCTGGTGCTGTTACTAATAATTATTCTTGGTATTATAATTTTAACCATGCGCATATTTGGATGTGGTTTGCTCCGATACTAGCTATAATTGGTGCCATATTTGTAATAAAATTTAATAAAAAAGATAAAGATGGGTTTGCATTTTTAGCAAGTACTGCTTCCATATTAGGTGCTGTGTTAACTGTTGGATTTACACTATTTCCATTTATTATGGTCTCTAATGCTGGTGAATATCAATACAGTTTAACAATCTGGAATGCTAGTAGTAGTCAAACTTCTTTAATAGGGATACTATGTGCTGCTATTATAATTTTGCCTATCATATTTAGTTATACGTTTTTTGTATATAAGAAAATGTGGGCTAATGGTCGTAGAACATCTGCCGAAGAGATTAAAGCTAATTCATTAGAAATGTACTAA
- a CDS encoding cytochrome ubiquinol oxidase subunit I has product MLPTLMSVDLARWQFGLTASFHFLFVPLTLGLTWIIFTMELMYIRTGKEVYKDMVKFWGKLLGINFALGIITGLTMEFEFGTNWSYYSQSVGDIFGTPLAIEGLAAFMLESTFAGLFFFGWDKLSKKQHLLSTFCMAIGSSFSALLILVANGYMQHPVGSEFVASTMRMETVSLLDVFLNHTAQTNFGHVMTAGYTTAAMFVVGISAYYIIRGRDLAFAKRSLGIGLGFGLVTCIVAILFGDANGVDVFKVQPLKMAAIEAEWETSKAPAAFNAVALPSQKEQKNNYAVEIPAVLGLIATHSTDVQIPGVKAILYGKMAADGTRDPNFAYYRNIKTGTTAGVSPDQAAANPSIYEKVPSALVMIKQGGLAYADLLKWRESGHSDDKPNSNYKYYNNPEYQRYIGFGKMLTQVATEKYGVADSTTITKAANNPEIVRSVATNMVPDVASVFWSFRVMVFIGFFMFGLIIVGLILLIRNVLTSNAFTRFTLRVMTWSIPLPFIACLAGWYVTEHGRQPWTVYNELPTSISSSALTSIDVATSMAIFLLIDTALFAVLLFLMFKYAKLGPSSLGTGKYHFEQNKQDK; this is encoded by the coding sequence ATGTTACCAACGCTTATGTCTGTAGATCTTGCAAGGTGGCAGTTTGGTCTAACGGCATCCTTTCACTTCTTATTTGTACCTTTAACGTTAGGTTTGACGTGGATTATATTCACGATGGAACTTATGTATATAAGAACAGGGAAGGAAGTTTACAAAGACATGGTAAAGTTTTGGGGTAAACTACTCGGAATAAACTTTGCCTTAGGAATTATTACTGGACTTACTATGGAGTTTGAGTTTGGTACTAACTGGTCTTACTATTCACAATCTGTAGGTGATATCTTTGGTACACCTCTGGCTATAGAAGGGCTTGCTGCATTTATGCTTGAGTCGACTTTTGCTGGGTTGTTTTTCTTTGGCTGGGATAAGCTATCAAAGAAACAGCATTTATTATCTACTTTTTGTATGGCTATAGGATCTAGCTTCTCAGCTCTTCTAATTTTAGTAGCAAATGGGTACATGCAACACCCTGTTGGTTCTGAGTTTGTAGCGTCAACTATGAGAATGGAAACAGTTAGTTTATTAGATGTATTTTTAAACCATACTGCTCAAACTAACTTCGGTCATGTAATGACCGCTGGTTATACTACTGCAGCAATGTTTGTTGTAGGAATTAGTGCATACTATATAATTAGAGGTCGCGATTTAGCTTTTGCTAAAAGGTCTCTAGGTATAGGACTTGGCTTTGGCTTAGTGACATGTATAGTTGCGATACTTTTTGGTGATGCAAACGGTGTTGATGTTTTTAAAGTACAACCTTTAAAAATGGCTGCTATCGAAGCAGAATGGGAAACCTCAAAAGCTCCTGCTGCGTTTAATGCTGTAGCTTTACCAAGTCAAAAAGAACAAAAAAACAATTACGCTGTCGAAATTCCAGCTGTATTGGGATTGATAGCAACACATTCTACAGATGTACAAATACCTGGCGTTAAAGCGATACTATACGGGAAAATGGCAGCTGATGGCACTAGAGATCCAAACTTTGCTTATTACAGGAATATCAAAACGGGCACGACTGCTGGCGTTTCACCAGATCAAGCTGCTGCTAATCCTAGTATCTATGAAAAAGTTCCTTCTGCTTTAGTGATGATAAAACAAGGTGGTTTAGCTTATGCAGATCTTCTAAAATGGAGAGAATCTGGTCACAGCGACGATAAACCAAACAGCAACTATAAATATTACAATAACCCCGAATATCAAAGATACATAGGTTTTGGTAAAATGTTAACACAAGTAGCTACAGAAAAATATGGTGTAGCTGATTCTACAACTATTACCAAAGCTGCTAATAACCCAGAGATAGTTAGATCAGTGGCTACAAATATGGTTCCTGACGTTGCTAGTGTTTTCTGGAGCTTCAGAGTGATGGTGTTTATAGGGTTCTTTATGTTTGGACTAATAATAGTTGGTTTAATTTTACTAATTAGAAATGTTCTAACTAGCAACGCTTTTACTAGGTTTACCTTAAGAGTTATGACATGGTCAATACCTCTACCATTTATCGCATGTTTAGCAGGATGGTATGTAACAGAACACGGACGTCAACCTTGGACAGTATATAATGAACTACCAACCAGCATTAGCTCGTCTGCTTTAACTTCTATAGATGTAGCAACATCTATGGCAATCTTCTTGCTGATAGATACTGCTTTGTTTGCTGTACTACTATTTTTAATGTTCAAATATGCTAAGCTTGGCCCTAGTTCACTAGGAACTGGTAAATACCATTTTGAACAAAACAAACAAGATAAATAA
- a CDS encoding MFS transporter encodes MYNKEFQTTLYISLIYSFRMIGLFIIFPIFSLYIDHLQYATPFLIGLALGIYGLTQALLQIVLSILSDRFGRKPIIAFGLILLIIGSIISAYSTSIYGIIIGRAIQGAGAIGSTLTALVADTTKEENRLKAMSMIGLSIGFSFIVAMMLSSILNSIIGLSGIFWLTAIFGVAGILMLTKIPTPKTPSFHHEAKTVFGLIKDVIIHQELLRLNYGIFSLHAILTALFIIIPTILTNILQIPTSYQWMVYLPVLIISFFIMFPFVMIAEVKRKMRKYFILAIALLAICLTSLVFGYSQTLVLTTILIFFFAAFTFLESCLPSLVSKIAPAGSKGTAMGIFSSCQFFGIFIGGAVGGIIFHHFGIFGILVFCILLALLWLIISLAMTEPTYLNSKIYKLNCHVSEIKDQLEKFLLKEKGVYESIVCPDEETIYLKVDKKEFNETSFIHKIRREFSCQFINP; translated from the coding sequence ATGTATAACAAAGAGTTTCAAACAACACTCTATATATCATTAATATATAGCTTCAGAATGATAGGGTTATTTATAATATTTCCTATATTTAGTCTATATATCGACCACCTACAATATGCTACCCCTTTTCTTATAGGTTTAGCACTTGGTATATATGGGCTAACTCAAGCTTTACTACAAATTGTTTTAAGCATACTATCTGACCGCTTTGGTCGCAAACCTATAATAGCGTTTGGATTAATACTTTTAATTATAGGGAGTATCATATCAGCCTATTCAACCAGTATTTATGGAATTATAATAGGTAGAGCTATCCAAGGAGCTGGAGCAATTGGCAGCACACTTACAGCACTAGTTGCTGATACAACTAAAGAAGAAAACCGTCTTAAAGCAATGTCTATGATTGGGCTATCTATTGGATTTTCTTTTATAGTGGCGATGATGCTTAGCTCTATTTTAAATAGCATTATCGGATTATCAGGAATTTTTTGGCTAACTGCTATATTTGGTGTAGCCGGAATACTTATGCTAACCAAAATTCCAACCCCTAAAACTCCTAGTTTCCACCATGAAGCTAAGACAGTGTTTGGACTAATCAAAGATGTAATCATTCACCAAGAACTGTTACGCCTTAACTACGGTATATTTAGTTTGCACGCTATCCTAACTGCTCTTTTTATAATAATTCCAACTATCCTAACAAATATTCTACAAATCCCAACCAGTTACCAATGGATGGTATACCTACCTGTTTTAATCATATCGTTTTTCATAATGTTTCCATTTGTTATGATTGCTGAAGTTAAACGTAAAATGAGAAAATACTTTATATTAGCAATAGCTCTACTGGCAATATGTTTAACAAGCCTAGTGTTTGGATATAGTCAAACTCTTGTATTAACCACTATACTCATCTTCTTTTTTGCAGCTTTTACTTTCTTAGAGTCATGCTTACCATCATTAGTATCTAAAATTGCCCCTGCTGGCAGCAAGGGTACTGCTATGGGGATTTTCTCCAGTTGCCAGTTTTTCGGCATTTTTATAGGAGGTGCTGTAGGAGGAATTATTTTCCATCATTTTGGAATCTTTGGTATACTAGTATTTTGTATTTTATTAGCACTCTTATGGTTAATAATTTCTCTAGCTATGACTGAACCAACTTACTTAAACTCAAAAATTTATAAACTAAACTGCCATGTATCTGAAATCAAAGATCAATTAGAAAAATTTCTCCTTAAAGAAAAAGGTGTTTATGAGTCAATAGTTTGTCCAGATGAGGAAACAATTTATCTAAAAGTAGATAAAAAAGAATTCAACGAAACCTCGTTTATCCATAAAATACGAAGAGAATTTAGTTGTCAGTTCATCAACCCATAA
- a CDS encoding dihydrofolate reductase — MISLIVAYDKNFGIGKENSLAWKLSEDLKNFKKITENNYIVMGRKTFESIGRPLPNRKNIILTRDKNYKQDNCLIIHSVEEIINFSKSKPHYEIFIIGGAQIYKEFINLADRLYITEVDTQIKDLDAFFPKWEEPKYKRIGQKQYLKDDKNEFDFTFSVFEKNIIG, encoded by the coding sequence ATGATTTCTCTAATTGTTGCTTACGATAAAAACTTTGGAATCGGTAAAGAAAACTCTTTAGCTTGGAAGCTTTCTGAAGATTTAAAGAATTTTAAAAAAATAACCGAGAATAACTATATTGTAATGGGAAGAAAAACTTTCGAGTCTATCGGAAGACCTCTACCAAATCGTAAGAATATAATTTTAACTAGAGATAAAAACTACAAGCAAGATAACTGCTTAATTATTCATAGCGTAGAAGAAATAATTAATTTTTCAAAATCAAAACCTCATTATGAAATATTTATAATTGGTGGTGCTCAAATATATAAAGAATTTATAAATTTGGCTGATAGATTATATATCACAGAAGTTGATACTCAGATCAAAGATCTTGACGCATTTTTCCCTAAATGGGAGGAACCAAAATATAAACGTATAGGCCAAAAACAATACCTGAAAGATGATAAAAACGAGTTTGATTTTACATTTAGCGTGTTTGAAAAAAACATAATTGGTTAA